The proteins below come from a single Eucalyptus grandis isolate ANBG69807.140 chromosome 3, ASM1654582v1, whole genome shotgun sequence genomic window:
- the LOC104438458 gene encoding probable serine incorporator isoform X4, whose protein sequence is MTSRAEGDMESGEGVSNLRSSVFKDWCGQFLSCNPWMARYVYGLMFLAANLLAWAARDYGHGPLTELERFKGCHGAKYCFGTEGVLRVSLGCFTFFIIMFLSTMGTKKLHVARDLWHSGWWSIKIILLISLTAIPFLIPSSFILLYGEIAHFGAGVFLLIQLISVISFINWLNDCCESDKYSEKCHIHVMLLAMTAYLVCIVGIILMYIWYVPEPSCLLNIFFITWTLVLLQLMTSVSLHPKVNGGFLTPGLMGLYIVFICWCAIRSEPAGDRCNRKAEASNHTDWLTIISFVIALLAMVIATFSTGIDSQCFQFRKNDSKSEDDVPYGYGFFHLVFATGAMYFAMLLIGWNTHHPMKKWTIDVGWTSTWVRVVNEWLAVCVYL, encoded by the exons ATGACGAGCAGAGCTGAAGGAGATATGGAGAGTGGTGAAGGTGTTAGCAATTTGAGGAGCAGTGTGTTCAAGGATTGGTGCGGCCAATTTCTTAGCTGCAACCCTTGGATGGCCAGATATGTTTATGGCCTTATGTTTCTGGCTGCAAATTTGCTGGCTTGGGCTGCTCGGGATTATGGACATGGCCCCCTGACAGAATTAGAAC GATTTAAAGGCTGTCATGGAGCGAAATATTGTTTTGGTACAGAAGGGGTTCTGCGTGTGAGCTTGGGATGCTTT ACATTTTTCATCATAATGTTCCTCTCAACCATGGGCACTAAGAAGCTGCATGTGGCTAGAGATCTGTGGCACTCTGGATGGTGGTCTATCAAGATTATTCTCTTGATTTCCTTGACAGCTATCCCCTTTCTCATCCCTTCATCTTTCATCCTGCTTTATG GGGAGATTGCACATTTTGGTGCTGG GGTCTTTCTCCTTATTCAGCTTATAAGTGTGATCAGTTTCATAAATTGGCTAAACGATTGCTGTGAGTCGGATAAATACTCAGAAAAATG TCACATTCATGTAATGCTACTGGCAATGACCGCTTATCTTGTATGCATTGTGGGGATCATTTTAATGTACATTTGGTATGTACCAGAGCCATCTTGCCTCCTCAACATCTTTTTCATCACTTGGACTCTAGTGCTCCTGCAACTGATGACCAGTGTCTCTCTTCACCCAAAA GTAAATGGTGGTTTCTTGACGCCAGGGCTCATGGGACTCTATATTGTATTCATTTGCTGGTGTGCAATCCGAAG TGAACCAGCAGGGGACCGTTGCAACAGAAAAGCTGAAGCTTCCAACCATACAGACTGGCTTACAATCATT AGCTTCGTCATTGCGCTACTTGCAATGGTGATTGCAACCTTTTCAACAGGCATTGATTCTCAATGTTTTCAG TTTAGAAAAAATGACTCGAAGAGTGAAGATGATGTTCCATATGGCTACGGCTTCTTCCATCTCGTTTTTGCCACGGGAGCCATGTACTTTGCTATGCTGCTGATTGGTTGGAATACTCATCATCCCATGAAAAA
- the LOC104438301 gene encoding leucine-rich repeat extensin-like protein 4 isoform X1 yields MKTTTTTTAAAAALFVLFASLAVLSAASAAHGAAEHRLLLHYLDEFGDRGLQVTVDPSASFENPRLRNAYVALQALKQAILSDPNNFTANWVGPDVCSYSNVYCSPAPDDPSVRTVAGVDLNHGDIAGYLPEELGLLADLALFHLNSNRFCGSVPQKFRNLKRLYELDLSNNRFAGKFPRVVLELPALKFLDLRFNEFDGSVPRELFDKDLDAIFINDNRFRFDLPDNLGHSPVSVIVLANNDFGGCLPQSIVEMKNLNEVILMNNGFKSCLPSQLGELKNVTVFDVSVNQLAGPLPESVGKMVSLEQLNVAHNRLSGKIPASVCGLPKLQNFTFSDNFFTGEPPSCLRLPAVDDRKNCLAGRPAQRSPIQCRASASRPVDCSAFGCSRSSAPSLSPPSPPVVSPPGPAAPPVGSPSGAPSPMPVAPTSPPVGEPPQSTPGPGSSPSPMPGAPTSPPVGETPQSAPGPSTSPSASSPSPMPEVPTSPPAGKPPQSAPGPSTSPSASSPSPMPGAPTSPPVGETPPSAPGPSLSPSASSPSPPQPVDPPGSSVTPSPATPTSSPLPSPPVYSPPSPVYSTPPPPSYSSPPPSPPPPAQSSSSSPPPPPPYSPPTYSSHSSPPPPPPPSSSHSPPPPHVEHSPPLSPPSPSTHYLPPPPAHHHGSPPPPPPPPQQGHDHSPPPPEIPCEQSPPPPSPPPPAPAYKGPMPPITSVPYASPPPPPFY; encoded by the coding sequence ATGAAGACCACGACGACgacgaccgccgccgccgccgccctcttCGTCCTCTTCGCCTCCCTCGCCGTCctctccgccgcctccgccgcccatGGGGCCGCCGAGCaccgcctcctcctccactATCTCGACGAGTTCGGCGACCGCGGCTTGCAGGTCACCGTCGACCCCTCCGCATCCTTCGAGAACCCGCGCCTCCGCAACGCCTACGTCGCCCTCCAGGCCCTGAAGCAGGCCATCCTCTCCGACCCCAACAACTTCACCGCCAACTGGGTCGGCCCCGACGTCTGCAGCTACTCCAACGTCTACTGCTCCCCCGCCCCCGACGACCCCAGCGTCCGCACCGTCGCCGGCGTCGACCTCAACCACGGCGACATCGCCGGGTACCTCCCCGAGGAGCTCGGCCTGCTCGCCGACCTCGCGCTCTTCCACCTCAACTCCAACCGCTTCTGCGGCAGCGTGCCGCAGAAGTTCCGGAACCTGAAGCGGCTCTACGAGCTGGATCTGAGCAACAACCGCTTCGCCGGGAAGTTCCCGCGGGTCGTGCTGGAGCTCCCGGCGCTCAAGTTCTTGGACCTCCGGTTCAACGAGTTCGACGGGTCGGTCCCGCGGGAGCTCTTCGACAAGGATCTGGACGCCATTTTCATCAACGAcaaccggttccggttcgacCTGCCCGATAATCTCGGCCACTCGCCGGTGTCGGTCATCGTCCTGGCGAACAATGACTTCGGCGGGTGCCTCCCTCAGAGCATCGTCGAGATGAAGAACCTGAACGAGGTCATACTCATGAACAACGGGTTCAAATCTTGCTTGCCGTCGCAGCTGGGGGAGCTCAAGAACGTGACGGTCTTCGACGTCAGCGTCAACCAGTTGGCGGGTCCGTTGCCGGAGAGCGTGGGCAAGATGGTGAGCTTGGAGCAGTTGAATGTGGCTCACAATCGGCTGTCCGGGAAGATCCCGGCGAGCGTTTGTGGCTTGCCCAAGTTGCAGAACTTCACGTTCTCCGACAACTTCTTCACCGGCGAGCCGCCGTCTTGCCTGCGACTGCCGGCGGTGGACGACCGGAAGAACTGCTTGGCGGGCAGGCCCGCACAGAGGTCGCCGATTCAGTGTAGGGCGTCTGCGTCCAGGCCTGTGGATTGCAGTGCTTTCGGATGCTCTCGTTCCTCTGCCCCTTCTCTTTCGCCGCCGTCCCCGCCAGTCGTCTCTCCACCGGGGCCGGCAGCGCCACCGGTCGGCTCCCCTAGTGGTGCTCCATCGCCAATGCCAGTAGCTCCGACTTCGCCGCCGGTTGGAGAGCCACCGCAGTCGACGCCTGGTCCTGGTAGCTCTCCATCGCCAATGCCGGGGGCTCCGACTTCCCCGCCGGTCGGGGAGACGCCGCAGTCGGCGCCTGGTCCTTCCACTTCGCCATCTGCTAGCTCTCCATCGCCGATGCCAGAGGTTCCGACTTCCCCGCCGGCTGGGAAGCCACCGCAGTCGGCGCCTGGTCCTTCCACTTCGCCATCTGCTAGCTCTCCATCGCCAATGCCGGGGGCTCCGACTTCCCCGCCGGTCGGAGAGACACCGCCGTCGGCGCCTGGTCCTTCCCTTTCGCCATCTGCTAGCTCTCCATCGCCGCCGCAGCCGGTGGACCCTCCTGGTAGCTCTGTAACGCCATCGCCGGCGACACCTACCTCGTCCCCTCTGCCATCGCCGCCCGTTTACTCACCTCCCTCGCCCGTTTACTCAACGCCTCCACCGCCTTCTTACTCATCACCTCCACCATCTCCCCCACCACCGGCtcaatcttcatcttcctcccctcctcctccgccgccataCTCTCCACCCACCTATTCCTCCCATagctccccaccaccaccacctccaccttCATCTTCACATTCTCCTCCACCGCCTCACGTAGAACATTCGCCACCAttgtcgccgccgtcgccatccACCCATTATTTGCCACCGCCTCCCGCCCACCATCAtgggtcgccgccgccgccgccgccgccgccgcagcaagGTCACGATCACTCGCCCCCTCCTCCAGAAATTCCATGTGAACAGTCGCCGCCTCCGCCATCCCCACCGCCCCCGGCCCCTGCATACAAGGGGCCAATGCCACCGATTACTTCAGTCCCATACGCTTCTCCTCCACCGCCGCCTTTCTATTAA
- the LOC104438301 gene encoding leucine-rich repeat extensin-like protein 4 isoform X2 produces MKTTTTTTAAAAALFVLFASLAVLSAASAAHGAAEHRLLLHYLDEFGDRGLQVTVDPSASFENPRLRNAYVALQALKQAILSDPNNFTANWVGPDVCSYSNVYCSPAPDDPSVRTVAGVDLNHGDIAGYLPEELGLLADLALFHLNSNRFCGSVPQKFRNLKRLYELDLSNNRFAGKFPRVVLELPALKFLDLRFNEFDGSVPRELFDKDLDAIFINDNRFRFDLPDNLGHSPVSVIVLANNDFGGCLPQSIVEMKNLNEVILMNNGFKSCLPSQLGELKNVTVFDVSVNQLAGPLPESVGKMVSLEQLNVAHNRLSGKIPASVCGLPKLQNFTFSDNFFTGEPPSCLRLPAVDDRKNCLAGRPAQRSPIQCRASASRPVDCSAFGCSRSSAPSLSPPSPPVVSPPGPAAPPVGSPSGAPSPMPVAPTSPPVGEPPQSTPGPSTSPSASSPSPMPEVPTSPPAGKPPQSAPGPSTSPSASSPSPMPGAPTSPPVGETPPSAPGPSLSPSASSPSPPQPVDPPGSSVTPSPATPTSSPLPSPPVYSPPSPVYSTPPPPSYSSPPPSPPPPAQSSSSSPPPPPPYSPPTYSSHSSPPPPPPPSSSHSPPPPHVEHSPPLSPPSPSTHYLPPPPAHHHGSPPPPPPPPQQGHDHSPPPPEIPCEQSPPPPSPPPPAPAYKGPMPPITSVPYASPPPPPFY; encoded by the exons ATGAAGACCACGACGACgacgaccgccgccgccgccgccctcttCGTCCTCTTCGCCTCCCTCGCCGTCctctccgccgcctccgccgcccatGGGGCCGCCGAGCaccgcctcctcctccactATCTCGACGAGTTCGGCGACCGCGGCTTGCAGGTCACCGTCGACCCCTCCGCATCCTTCGAGAACCCGCGCCTCCGCAACGCCTACGTCGCCCTCCAGGCCCTGAAGCAGGCCATCCTCTCCGACCCCAACAACTTCACCGCCAACTGGGTCGGCCCCGACGTCTGCAGCTACTCCAACGTCTACTGCTCCCCCGCCCCCGACGACCCCAGCGTCCGCACCGTCGCCGGCGTCGACCTCAACCACGGCGACATCGCCGGGTACCTCCCCGAGGAGCTCGGCCTGCTCGCCGACCTCGCGCTCTTCCACCTCAACTCCAACCGCTTCTGCGGCAGCGTGCCGCAGAAGTTCCGGAACCTGAAGCGGCTCTACGAGCTGGATCTGAGCAACAACCGCTTCGCCGGGAAGTTCCCGCGGGTCGTGCTGGAGCTCCCGGCGCTCAAGTTCTTGGACCTCCGGTTCAACGAGTTCGACGGGTCGGTCCCGCGGGAGCTCTTCGACAAGGATCTGGACGCCATTTTCATCAACGAcaaccggttccggttcgacCTGCCCGATAATCTCGGCCACTCGCCGGTGTCGGTCATCGTCCTGGCGAACAATGACTTCGGCGGGTGCCTCCCTCAGAGCATCGTCGAGATGAAGAACCTGAACGAGGTCATACTCATGAACAACGGGTTCAAATCTTGCTTGCCGTCGCAGCTGGGGGAGCTCAAGAACGTGACGGTCTTCGACGTCAGCGTCAACCAGTTGGCGGGTCCGTTGCCGGAGAGCGTGGGCAAGATGGTGAGCTTGGAGCAGTTGAATGTGGCTCACAATCGGCTGTCCGGGAAGATCCCGGCGAGCGTTTGTGGCTTGCCCAAGTTGCAGAACTTCACGTTCTCCGACAACTTCTTCACCGGCGAGCCGCCGTCTTGCCTGCGACTGCCGGCGGTGGACGACCGGAAGAACTGCTTGGCGGGCAGGCCCGCACAGAGGTCGCCGATTCAGTGTAGGGCGTCTGCGTCCAGGCCTGTGGATTGCAGTGCTTTCGGATGCTCTCGTTCCTCTGCCCCTTCTCTTTCGCCGCCGTCCCCGCCAGTCGTCTCTCCACCGGGGCCGGCAGCGCCACCGGTCGGCTCCCCTAGTGGTGCTCCATCGCCAATGCCAGTAGCTCCGACTTCGCCGCCGGTTGGAGAGCCACCGCAGTCGACGCCTG GTCCTTCCACTTCGCCATCTGCTAGCTCTCCATCGCCGATGCCAGAGGTTCCGACTTCCCCGCCGGCTGGGAAGCCACCGCAGTCGGCGCCTGGTCCTTCCACTTCGCCATCTGCTAGCTCTCCATCGCCAATGCCGGGGGCTCCGACTTCCCCGCCGGTCGGAGAGACACCGCCGTCGGCGCCTGGTCCTTCCCTTTCGCCATCTGCTAGCTCTCCATCGCCGCCGCAGCCGGTGGACCCTCCTGGTAGCTCTGTAACGCCATCGCCGGCGACACCTACCTCGTCCCCTCTGCCATCGCCGCCCGTTTACTCACCTCCCTCGCCCGTTTACTCAACGCCTCCACCGCCTTCTTACTCATCACCTCCACCATCTCCCCCACCACCGGCtcaatcttcatcttcctcccctcctcctccgccgccataCTCTCCACCCACCTATTCCTCCCATagctccccaccaccaccacctccaccttCATCTTCACATTCTCCTCCACCGCCTCACGTAGAACATTCGCCACCAttgtcgccgccgtcgccatccACCCATTATTTGCCACCGCCTCCCGCCCACCATCAtgggtcgccgccgccgccgccgccgccgccgcagcaagGTCACGATCACTCGCCCCCTCCTCCAGAAATTCCATGTGAACAGTCGCCGCCTCCGCCATCCCCACCGCCCCCGGCCCCTGCATACAAGGGGCCAATGCCACCGATTACTTCAGTCCCATACGCTTCTCCTCCACCGCCGCCTTTCTATTAA
- the LOC104438302 gene encoding disease resistance protein RUN1-like yields MDDEEIRQGEEIGWKILRAIEDSKIYIPIFSTGYASSRWCLHELAHMMECAYPDSSGGPTGHEILPIFYDVEPSDFKLERKLYGDALRKHEKEQGCHVVKPWEEDLRKVAKIKGRKVKGQRHSKVIRDIKQEVSHRMTTRERDVPDDLVGIMDRVQDIKKLLDPTCADIRVVLIYGIGGIGKTTLASVVYNELSPLFQGWSFLHDVRESSSRFDGIVKLQKKLLWDLFNLARPETFDIDEGVNMIKHILPNKRVLIVLDDVDDNDQIMQLAAKANWFCQGSRIIITTRNTGTEVEGLEERFFMQPIKIHYYEMKELHSNHALQLFSKHAFSTDSPLHDFDDLSRKVVATIGGLPLALEVIGSSLRTKRKAAWDGALKKLKEAAHKKVQEKLIISYNALEDDTKQVFLDITCFFVMKRKTNPFYMWESCNFFPDAEFEALIDESLIKIIDGDRIWMHGQLRDLGREIVHRENIINPEGRSRL; encoded by the exons ATGGACGACGAAGAAATCCGACAGGGCGAGGAGATTGGGTGGAAGATTCTGCGAGCAATAGAGGACTCCAAGatctacatacccatcttctccaCCGGATATGCTTCGAGTAGATGGTGCCTCCACGAGCTCGCACACATGATGGAGTGTGCATATCCAGATTCTTCGGGAGGACCAACAGGGCATGAGATACTTCCGATATTCTACGACGTGGAACCCTCGGATTTTAAGCTCGAAAGGAAACTGTACGGAGACGCTTTAAGGAAGCATGAGAAGGAGCAAGGCTGTCACGTAGTGAAGCCTTGGGAGGAGGATTTAAGAAAGGTCGCTAAAATCAAGGGACGGAAGGTTAAAGGCCAACG CCACAGCAAAGTCATTAGAGATATCAAGCAAGAGGTTTCTCATCGGATgacaacaagagagagagatgttccTGATGATTTGGTTGGAATAATGGACAGAGTACAAGACATTAAGAAGTTGTTAGATCCCACTTGTGCTGATATCCGAGTCGTCCTAATTTACGGCATAGGTGGCATCGGAAAGACAACTCTCGCCAGCGTAGTCTATAATGAACTCTCTCCTCTATTTCAAGGTTGGAGCTTTCTTCATGATGTTCGAGAATCATCATCCCGATTCGATGGCATtgtaaaattgcaaaagaaactacTGTGGGACCTTTTCAACCTCGCACGTCCAGAGACCTTTGACATAGACGAAGGAGTAAATATGATAAAACATATACTGCCTAACAAAAGAGTCTTGATCGTTCTCGATGATGTGGATGATAACGATCAAATCATGCAATTGGCAGCAAAAGCCAATTGGTTTTGTCAAGGAAGTAGGATCATTATCACAACTAGAAACACTGGTACCGAGGTGGAAGGGTTAGAAGAAAGATTCTTCATGCAGCCCATTAAGATTCACTATTATGAAATGAAGGAGTTACATTCTAATCATGCTCTACAACTTTTTAGCAAGCATGCCTTTAGCACAGATTCACCTCTGCATGATTTTGACGATCTTTCAAGAAAAGTTGTAGCTACAATCGGAGGACTCCCTTTGGCTCTGGAGGTGATAGGCTCTTCTCTCCGTACCAAAAGAAAAGCAGCATGGGATGGTgcattgaagaagttgaaggaaGCGGCCCACAAGAAAGTTCAAGAGAAGTTAATAATAAGTTACAATGCACTGGAGGATGACACGAAACAAGTTTTTCTGGATATCACGTGCTTCTTTGTGATGAAGAGAAAAACTAATCCATTTTATATGTGGGAATCTTGCAACTTTTTTCCAGATGCTGAATTTGAGGCTCTCATTGATGAGTCATTGATCAAGATTATTGATGGTGATAGAATATGGATGCATGGTCAATTAAGAGATCTCggaagagaaattgttcatCGGGAGAATATTATAAATCCTGAAGGTCGGAGCCGATTGTAA
- the LOC104438458 gene encoding probable serine incorporator isoform X1, translating to MTSRAEGDMESGEGVSNLRSSVFKDWCGQFLSCNPWMARYVYGLMFLAANLLAWAARDYGHGPLTELERFKGCHGAKYCFGTEGVLRVSLGCFTFFIIMFLSTMGTKKLHVARDLWHSGWWSIKIILLISLTAIPFLIPSSFILLYGEIAHFGAGVFLLIQLISVISFINWLNDCCESDKYSEKCHIHVMLLAMTAYLVCIVGIILMYIWYVPEPSCLLNIFFITWTLVLLQLMTSVSLHPKVNGGFLTPGLMGLYIVFICWCAIRSEPAGDRCNRKAEASNHTDWLTIISFVIALLAMVIATFSTGIDSQCFQFRKNDSKSEDDVPYGYGFFHLVFATGAMYFAMLLIGWNTHHPMKKWTIDVGWTSTWVRVVNEWLAVCVYLWMLVAPILWKCREFGGIL from the exons ATGACGAGCAGAGCTGAAGGAGATATGGAGAGTGGTGAAGGTGTTAGCAATTTGAGGAGCAGTGTGTTCAAGGATTGGTGCGGCCAATTTCTTAGCTGCAACCCTTGGATGGCCAGATATGTTTATGGCCTTATGTTTCTGGCTGCAAATTTGCTGGCTTGGGCTGCTCGGGATTATGGACATGGCCCCCTGACAGAATTAGAAC GATTTAAAGGCTGTCATGGAGCGAAATATTGTTTTGGTACAGAAGGGGTTCTGCGTGTGAGCTTGGGATGCTTT ACATTTTTCATCATAATGTTCCTCTCAACCATGGGCACTAAGAAGCTGCATGTGGCTAGAGATCTGTGGCACTCTGGATGGTGGTCTATCAAGATTATTCTCTTGATTTCCTTGACAGCTATCCCCTTTCTCATCCCTTCATCTTTCATCCTGCTTTATG GGGAGATTGCACATTTTGGTGCTGG GGTCTTTCTCCTTATTCAGCTTATAAGTGTGATCAGTTTCATAAATTGGCTAAACGATTGCTGTGAGTCGGATAAATACTCAGAAAAATG TCACATTCATGTAATGCTACTGGCAATGACCGCTTATCTTGTATGCATTGTGGGGATCATTTTAATGTACATTTGGTATGTACCAGAGCCATCTTGCCTCCTCAACATCTTTTTCATCACTTGGACTCTAGTGCTCCTGCAACTGATGACCAGTGTCTCTCTTCACCCAAAA GTAAATGGTGGTTTCTTGACGCCAGGGCTCATGGGACTCTATATTGTATTCATTTGCTGGTGTGCAATCCGAAG TGAACCAGCAGGGGACCGTTGCAACAGAAAAGCTGAAGCTTCCAACCATACAGACTGGCTTACAATCATT AGCTTCGTCATTGCGCTACTTGCAATGGTGATTGCAACCTTTTCAACAGGCATTGATTCTCAATGTTTTCAG TTTAGAAAAAATGACTCGAAGAGTGAAGATGATGTTCCATATGGCTACGGCTTCTTCCATCTCGTTTTTGCCACGGGAGCCATGTACTTTGCTATGCTGCTGATTGGTTGGAATACTCATCATCCCATGAAAAA GTGGACTATTGATGTGGGTTGGACAAGCACTTGGGTTAGGGTTGTGAACGAATGGCTAGCGGTTTGTGTTTACT TGTGGATGCTTGTGGCTCCAATACTATGGAAATGCAGAGAATTTGGTGGAATTCTATGA